The proteins below are encoded in one region of Telopea speciosissima isolate NSW1024214 ecotype Mountain lineage chromosome 10, Tspe_v1, whole genome shotgun sequence:
- the LOC122642118 gene encoding G-type lectin S-receptor-like serine/threonine-protein kinase LECRK3 isoform X2 — MVDNPCHGFSLLLLLLPLLPFSTSAQTNSNVSLGESLSAGSSTSSWLSPSGEFAFGFQAIKNTDDAFLLAIWYEKIPEKTIVWYANGDKPVPRGSKVQLTINGDLKLNNPQGEEIWRAQSILGVVTYAAMLDTGNFVLVDRSSDHIWESFKNPSDTILPSQILELGSTLSSRQPTNYSRGRFQLRPLADGNLVLNTVFLPTNSSFDPYYVSNTGSSGYQVVFNGSTAIIYIQSLYGSIVSNLTVRSIPSTKTHYHRATIDFNGVFTQYARPKSSSSSNDYESWSIVWCIPDDICSHQEIGEGICGFNSICRIVQNRPVCKCPDQYTLDDPNNTLSGCKPDFILQGCHENQSGSPDILYRMNELLDTDWPGSADYQRLTPYSEAECQDACLYDCQCAMSTLLDSKCWKKSLPFRNGRQKSDLIVKAYLKVSSGNPPPVPVDDNPRSNSNHDVKEKDQGLFSVAAAVLLGSSIFVNFLFLSAIFMVVLMYHKKLKEKVQKPSSFETNLHSFSYKDLTEATDGFKEELGRGAFGVVYKGVLDSKLVAVKKLGRVVQEGDKEFKTELRAIGQTHHKNLVKLVGFCEEGQHRLLVYEFMSNGSLASFLFGSSSPDWYQRTQIAYGIARGLMYLHEECSIPVIHCDIKPQNTLLDDSYTARISDFGLAKLLMTDQSRTRTAIRGTKGYVAPEWFRHMPITVKVDVYSFGVMLMEIICCRKNVELEMGGDERAILTDWADDCYQEGRLDALVENDMEAMNDIGKLEKLLKVAIWCIQEEPSLRPTMRKVVQMLEGIVEVSVPPHPYLFISVVET; from the coding sequence ATGGTTGACAATCCTTGTCATGGTTTCTCcctcttgcttcttcttcttcctcttcttcccttttctacGTCTGCACAAACTAACAGTAATGTGAGCTTGGGCGAATCTCTCTCTGCTGGCAGTAGCACCTCTTCATGGCTTTCTCCTTCAGGTGAATTTGCGTTTGGATTCCAAGCTATCAAAAATACGGATGATGCCTTCTTGCTTGCCATCTGGTATGAGAAAATACCTGAGAAGACTATAGTTTGGTATGCAAATGGAGATAAACCAGTACCTAGAGGATCAAAAGTTCAGCTTACCATTAATGGTGACCTCAAGCTCAACAACCCTCAAGGAGAAGAGATATGGAGGGCTCAATCCATTCTTGGTGTCGTCACCTATGCTGCAATGCTTGACACTGGCAACTTTGTGCTTGTGGATAGAAGCTCTGATCATATATGGGAGAGCTTTAAAAACCCAAGTGACACCATCCTCCCTTCCCAGATATTAGAACTGGGCAGCACGCTTTCTTCTCGACAACCAACCAACTACTCCAGAGGAAGGTTCCAGCTCCGCCCGCTTGCTGATGGTAATCTTGTTCTGAATACTGTATTTTTACCAACAAACAGCTCCTTTGATCCTTATTATGTAAGCAACACTGGTAGTTCTGGTTATCAAGTTGTCTTCAATGGGAGTACAGCTATCATTTATATTCAAAGCCTATATGGAAGCATAGTATCGAACCTTACAGTTAGGAGCATACCATCGACCAAAACTCATTACCATAGAGCAACCATTGATTTTAATGGTGTTTTCACGCAATATGCTCGACCAAAGTCCTCTTCAAGCAGCAATGACTATGAAAGTTGGTCCATCGTCTGGTGTATTCCTGATGACATTTGCTCTCATCAGGAAATAGGCGAAGGGATTTGCGGCTTTAACAGCATTTGCAGGATTGTGCAAAATCGACCTGTTTGTAAATGCCCAGATCAATATACGTTGGATGATCCAAACAATACATTGAGTGGCTGCAAACCTGACTTCATACTACAAGGATGCCATGAAAATCAATCAGGATCTCCTGACATTTTGTATAGAATGAACGAGTTGCTTGACACAGATTGGCCTGGTTCAGCTGACTATCAAAGGCTGACACCTTATTCTGAAGCAGAATGCCAAGATGCTTGCTTGTATGATTGTCAATGTGCAATGTCAACTTTATTAGACTCGAAATGTTGGAAGAAGAGCCTACCCTTTAGAAATGGGAGACAGAAGAGTGATCTCATTGTGAAGGCCTATCTTAAAGTCTCATCAGGTAATCCTCCTCCAGTTCCAGTAGATGATAATCCTCGGTCAAACTCAAATCATGATGTAAAGGAGAAAGATCAAGGTTTGTTCAGTGTTGCTGCAGCTGTGCTATTAGGTAGCTCAATATTtgtcaattttctttttctatctgCAATTTTTATGGTGGTCTTGATGTATCAcaagaaactaaaagagaaGGTACAAAAACCAAGTTCTTTTGAGACAAATCTACATTCTTTTTCTTACAAAGACCTGACGGAAGCAACAGATGGATTCAAGGAAGAGCTGGGCAGGGGAGCTTTTGGTGTTGTCTATAAAGGGGTCTTGGATTCTAAACTTGTAGCTGTAAAAAAGCTAGGCAGAGTGGTACAAGAGGGAGATAAGGAGTTTAAGACTGAATTGAGAGCGATTGGCCAGACCCATCATAAGAATCTGGTCAAATTGGTTGGATTCTGTGAGGAAGGACAGCACAGGCTCCTGGTCTATGAGTTCATGAGTAATGGCAGTTTAGCCAGCTTCCTTTTTGGATCGTCAAGCCCAGATTGGTACCAACGAACCCAGATTGCATACGGTATTGCAAGAGGGCTTATGTACTTGCATGAAGAGTGCAGCATCCCGGTCATCCACTGTGATATAAAGCCTCAAAACACACTTCTCGATGACTCCTATACTGCAAGGATTTCTGACTTTGGATTGGCCAAGCTTTTGATGACTGATCAGAGTCGAACTCGCACAGCCATTAGAGGGACCAAAGGCTATGTTGCACCTGAGTGGTTCAGGCACATGCCTATCACAGTTAAGGTAGATGTGTATAGCTTTGGTGTCATGTTAATGGAGATCATCTGTTGTCGGAAAAATGTTGAACTGGAAATGGGTGGTGATGAGAGAGCAATTCTGACTGATTGGGCCGATGATTGCTATCAAGAAGGAAGGCTAGATGCTCTGGTGGAGAATGATATGGAAGCAATGAATGATATAGGAAA
- the LOC122642118 gene encoding G-type lectin S-receptor-like serine/threonine-protein kinase LECRK3 isoform X1 encodes MVDNPCHGFSLLLLLLPLLPFSTSAQTNSNVSLGESLSAGSSTSSWLSPSGEFAFGFQAIKNTDDAFLLAIWYEKIPEKTIVWYANGDKPVPRGSKVQLTINGDLKLNNPQGEEIWRAQSILGVVTYAAMLDTGNFVLVDRSSDHIWESFKNPSDTILPSQILELGSTLSSRQPTNYSRGRFQLRPLADGNLVLNTVFLPTNSSFDPYYVSNTGSSGYQVVFNGSTAIIYIQSLYGSIVSNLTVRSIPSTKTHYHRATIDFNGVFTQYARPKSSSSSNDYESWSIVWCIPDDICSHQEIGEGICGFNSICRIVQNRPVCKCPDQYTLDDPNNTLSGCKPDFILQGCHENQSGSPDILYRMNELLDTDWPGSADYQRLTPYSEAECQDACLYDCQCAMSTLLDSKCWKKSLPFRNGRQKSDLIVKAYLKVSSGNPPPVPVDDNPRSNSNHDVKEKDQGLFSVAAAVLLGSSIFVNFLFLSAIFMVVLMYHKKLKEKVQKPSSFETNLHSFSYKDLTEATDGFKEELGRGAFGVVYKGVLDSKLVAVKKLGRVVQEGDKEFKTELRAIGQTHHKNLVKLVGFCEEGQHRLLVYEFMSNGSLASFLFGSSSPDWYQRTQIAYGIARGLMYLHEECSIPVIHCDIKPQNTLLDDSYTARISDFGLAKLLMTDQSRTRTAIRGTKGYVAPEWFRHMPITVKVDVYSFGVMLMEIICCRKNVELEMGGDERAILTDWADDCYQEGRLDALVENDMEAMNDMGRLEKLLKVAIWCIQEEPSLRPTMRKVVQMLEGIVEVSVPPHPYLFISVVET; translated from the coding sequence ATGGTTGACAATCCTTGTCATGGTTTCTCcctcttgcttcttcttcttcctcttcttcccttttctacGTCTGCACAAACTAACAGTAATGTGAGCTTGGGCGAATCTCTCTCTGCTGGCAGTAGCACCTCTTCATGGCTTTCTCCTTCAGGTGAATTTGCGTTTGGATTCCAAGCTATCAAAAATACGGATGATGCCTTCTTGCTTGCCATCTGGTATGAGAAAATACCTGAGAAGACTATAGTTTGGTATGCAAATGGAGATAAACCAGTACCTAGAGGATCAAAAGTTCAGCTTACCATTAATGGTGACCTCAAGCTCAACAACCCTCAAGGAGAAGAGATATGGAGGGCTCAATCCATTCTTGGTGTCGTCACCTATGCTGCAATGCTTGACACTGGCAACTTTGTGCTTGTGGATAGAAGCTCTGATCATATATGGGAGAGCTTTAAAAACCCAAGTGACACCATCCTCCCTTCCCAGATATTAGAACTGGGCAGCACGCTTTCTTCTCGACAACCAACCAACTACTCCAGAGGAAGGTTCCAGCTCCGCCCGCTTGCTGATGGTAATCTTGTTCTGAATACTGTATTTTTACCAACAAACAGCTCCTTTGATCCTTATTATGTAAGCAACACTGGTAGTTCTGGTTATCAAGTTGTCTTCAATGGGAGTACAGCTATCATTTATATTCAAAGCCTATATGGAAGCATAGTATCGAACCTTACAGTTAGGAGCATACCATCGACCAAAACTCATTACCATAGAGCAACCATTGATTTTAATGGTGTTTTCACGCAATATGCTCGACCAAAGTCCTCTTCAAGCAGCAATGACTATGAAAGTTGGTCCATCGTCTGGTGTATTCCTGATGACATTTGCTCTCATCAGGAAATAGGCGAAGGGATTTGCGGCTTTAACAGCATTTGCAGGATTGTGCAAAATCGACCTGTTTGTAAATGCCCAGATCAATATACGTTGGATGATCCAAACAATACATTGAGTGGCTGCAAACCTGACTTCATACTACAAGGATGCCATGAAAATCAATCAGGATCTCCTGACATTTTGTATAGAATGAACGAGTTGCTTGACACAGATTGGCCTGGTTCAGCTGACTATCAAAGGCTGACACCTTATTCTGAAGCAGAATGCCAAGATGCTTGCTTGTATGATTGTCAATGTGCAATGTCAACTTTATTAGACTCGAAATGTTGGAAGAAGAGCCTACCCTTTAGAAATGGGAGACAGAAGAGTGATCTCATTGTGAAGGCCTATCTTAAAGTCTCATCAGGTAATCCTCCTCCAGTTCCAGTAGATGATAATCCTCGGTCAAACTCAAATCATGATGTAAAGGAGAAAGATCAAGGTTTGTTCAGTGTTGCTGCAGCTGTGCTATTAGGTAGCTCAATATTtgtcaattttctttttctatctgCAATTTTTATGGTGGTCTTGATGTATCAcaagaaactaaaagagaaGGTACAAAAACCAAGTTCTTTTGAGACAAATCTACATTCTTTTTCTTACAAAGACCTGACGGAAGCAACAGATGGATTCAAGGAAGAGCTGGGCAGGGGAGCTTTTGGTGTTGTCTATAAAGGGGTCTTGGATTCTAAACTTGTAGCTGTAAAAAAGCTAGGCAGAGTGGTACAAGAGGGAGATAAGGAGTTTAAGACTGAATTGAGAGCGATTGGCCAGACCCATCATAAGAATCTGGTCAAATTGGTTGGATTCTGTGAGGAAGGACAGCACAGGCTCCTGGTCTATGAGTTCATGAGTAATGGCAGTTTAGCCAGCTTCCTTTTTGGATCGTCAAGCCCAGATTGGTACCAACGAACCCAGATTGCATACGGTATTGCAAGAGGGCTTATGTACTTGCATGAAGAGTGCAGCATCCCGGTCATCCACTGTGATATAAAGCCTCAAAACACACTTCTCGATGACTCCTATACTGCAAGGATTTCTGACTTTGGATTGGCCAAGCTTTTGATGACTGATCAGAGTCGAACTCGCACAGCCATTAGAGGGACCAAAGGCTATGTTGCACCTGAGTGGTTCAGGCACATGCCTATCACAGTTAAGGTAGATGTGTATAGCTTTGGTGTCATGTTAATGGAGATCATCTGTTGTCGGAAAAATGTTGAACTGGAAATGGGTGGTGATGAGAGAGCAATTCTGACTGATTGGGCCGATGATTGCTATCAAGAAGGAAGGCTAGATGCTCTGGTGGAGAATGATATGGAAGCAATGAATGAT
- the LOC122643840 gene encoding G-type lectin S-receptor-like serine/threonine-protein kinase LECRK2 codes for MFVNLGLLFSLSLLLLLLLPFHPLSVSSQIYSNVSLGESLSAGGRISSWLSPSGEFAFGFQAINNPDDAFLLAIWYEKILEKTIVWYANGDKPAPRGSKVQLTINGGLELNNPQGEEIWRAQSILGVVTYAAMLDTGNFVLVDSNSVHIWESFKNPSDTILPTQILELGSMLSSRQPTNYSKGRFQLRLLTDGNLVMNTVALPTNYAYASYYVRNTSGSGYQIVFDESTATIHIQSRNGITSWDLTNGSIPSTKTHYHRATIDFNGVFTQYTRPKSSSNSSNGYESWSIIWSIPADICSSSSPNVGEGTCGYNGICKLVQNRPVCECPTQYKLIDPNNTLSGCKPDFIQQGCYENGSGESPEILYRMDELLNTDWPNSADYQTLTPYTEAECQYSCLYDCQCAMAAFNYEHCWKKGLPVRNGRQNSDNRAKVLLKVSAGNPPLVPVNPGSNPDGKEKDQGLFSVVAAVLLGSSIFFNLIFLAAIFMGVLMHYKKLKEDKVPKPTSFETNLHSFTYKDLEEATDGFKEELGRGAFGVVYKGVLGLDSKLVAVKKLDKVVQEGDKEFKTELRAIGQTHHKNLVKLVGFCEEGQHRLLVYEFMSNGSLASFLFGSPRPDWNQRTQIAFGIARGLMYLHEDCSIPIIHCDIKPQNILLDDCYTARISDFGLAKLLMNDQSRTRTAIRGTKGYVAPEWFRHMPITVKVDVYSFGVMLMEIICCRKSVELEMGDDERAILTDWADDCYREGRLDALVENDMEAMNDIGKLERLLKVAIWCIQEEPSLRPTLKKVVPMLEGIVEGSIPPHPYLFISAVGT; via the coding sequence ATGTTTGTCAATCTTGGTTTACTTTTCTCCCTctcgcttcttcttcttcttcttcttccttttcaccCCCTTTCTGTCTCATCTCAAATTTACAGTAATGTGAGCTTGGGAGAATCTCTCTCTGCCGGGGGTAGAATCTCTTCATGGCTTTCTCCTTCAGGTGAATTTGCGTTTGGGTTCCAAGCTATCAACAATCCGGATGATGCCTTCTTGCTTGCCATCTGGTATGAGAAAATACTTGAGAAGACTATAGTTTGGTATGCAAATGGAGATAAACCAGCACCTAGAGGGTCAAAAGTTCAGCTTACCATTAATGGTGGCCTAGAGCTTAACAACCctcaaggagaagaaatatgGAGGGCTCAATCCATTCTTGGTGTCGTCACCTATGCTGCAATGCTTGACACTGGCAACTTTGTGCTTGTGGATAGCAACTCTGTTCATATATGGGAGAGCTTCAAAAACCCAAGTGACACCATTCTCCCTACCCAGATATTAGAACTGGGTAGCATGCTTTCTTCTCGACAACCAACCAATTACTCCAAAGGAAGGTTCCAGCTCCGCCTGCTTACTGATGGTAATCTCGTTATGAATACTGTAGCATTACCAACAAATTATGCTTATGCGTCTTATTATGTACGCAACACTTCTGGTTCTGGTTATCAAATTGTCTTCGATGAGAGTACAGCTACCATTCATATTCAAAGCAGAAATGGAATCACATCATGGGACCTCACAAATGGGAGCATACCTTCGACCAAAACCCATTACCACAGAGCAACCATTGATTTTAATGGTGTTTTCACGCAATATACTCGTCCAAAGTCCTCTTCGAACAGCAGCAATGGCTATGAAAGTTGGTCCATCATCTGGTCTATTCCTGCTGACATATGTTCTTCTAGTAGTCCAAATGTGGGCGAAGGGACTTGCGGTTATAATGGAATCTGCAAGCTTGTGCAAAATCGACCTGTTTGTGAATGCCCAACTCAATATAAGTTGATTGATCCAAACAATACATTGAGTGGCTGCAAACCTGACTTCATACAACAAGGATGCTATGAAAATGGATCAGGAGAATCCCCTGAGATTTTGTATAGGATGGACGAGTTGCTTAACACAGATTGGCCGAATTCAGCAGACTATCAAACGTTGACACCTTATACTGAAGCAGAGTGCCAATACTCTTGCTTGTATGATTGTCAATGTGCCATGGCCGCCTTCAATTATGAGCACTGTTGGAAGAAGGGCCTACCGGTTAGAAATGGGAGACAGAACAGTGATAACAGGGCGAAGGTTCTCCTCAAAGTCTCAGCAGGTAATCCTCCTTTAGTTCCAGTAAATCCTGGGTCAAATCCTGATGGAAAGGAGAAAGATCAAGGTTTGTTCAGTGTTGTTGCAGCTGTGCTATTAGGTAGCTCGATatttttcaatttaatttttCTAGCTGCAATTTTTATGGGGGTTTTGATGCattataaaaaactaaaagaagacAAGGTACCAAAACCAACTTCTTTTGAAACAAATCTGCATTCTTTTACTTACAAAGACCTGGAGGAAGCTACAGATGGATTCAAGGAAGAGCTGGGAAGGGGAGCTTTTGGTGTTGTCTATAaaggggttttgggtttggattctAAACTTGTAGCTGTAAAAAAGTTAGACAAAGTTGTACAAGAGGGAGATAAGGAGTTTAAGACTGAATTGAGAGCGATTGGCCAGACCCATCATAAGAATCTGGTCAAATTGGTTGGATTTTGTGAGGAAGGACAGCACAGGCTCCTGGTCTATGAGTTCATGAGCAATGGCAGTTTAGCAAGCTTCCTTTTTGGATCTCCAAGGCCAGATTGGAACCAAAGAACCCAGATTGCATTCGGTATTGCAAGAGGTCTTATGTATTTGCATGAAGACTGTAGCATCCCGATCATCCACTGCGATATAAAGCCTCAAAACATACTTCTCGATGACTGTTATACAGCAAGGATTTCTGACTTTGGATTGGCCAAGCTTTTGATGAATGATCAGAGTCGAACTCGCACAGCCATTAGAGGGACCAAAGGCTATGTTGCACCTGAGTGGTTCAGGCACATGCCTATCACAGTTAAGGTAGATGTGTATAGCTTTGGTGTCATGTTAATGGAGATCATCTGTTGTCGGAAAAGTGTTGAACTGGAAATGGGTGATGATGAGAGAGCAATTCTGACTGATTGGGCCGATGATTGCTATCGAGAAGGAAGGCTAGATGCTCTGGTGGAGAATGATATGGAAGCAATGAATGATATAGGAAAGCTAGAGAGGCTATTGAAGGTAGCAATTTGGTGTATCCAAGAAGAGCCGTCACTAAGACCCACATTGAAGAAGGTTGTACCGATGCTGGAAGGAATTGTTGAAGGTTCTATTCCCCCACACCCTTATCTTTTCATCTCAGCTGTTGGAACTTAA